In Bacteroidota bacterium, the sequence GGTTGCGAGATATTTATCCGGGCTATGGACACATTCTCAATGATACCACAGGTGAGTTCATTCTCTCTGGATCGGGCTTTCGGCGCGATGCAAGCGATCTCTCGATCCGCAACGTGCAGGCGGCCTATAACGATGATTACCTCTATCTTGCCTTTCGCATCCGTGATGATTATGTTGTTGGCGGTCAGTCAAAACTCGAAAGCAACGACCGAATTTCGCTATGGTTCGATTCGAAATATACCGGCGACCGATTGAACCGCGACCGCCGCTTGCTTTCGAAGGAAGGAGGCTTTCCGACATTCCGCACTGCACTCGATTCGCTCGTTACGAATATTACCTTTGCGCTGCCATCACGCCCCGGTCGCGTTAACCAGATCACGTATAGTACACTCGCACCACTTACTCCTGTGCAGCAGGAAGGCCTGAAGAATGTGCTGGCACAGATGACCTTCGATACCGATCGCGGAGTCGTTAGCGGTTATACCCTAAGCCTGCGAATTCCCTTTACTTTCCTGAATTTCGAAACAAATCCTGCTCGCTTTTATGAAAAACCAATTCCGGTGCACGGGACCGAAGAGACTGGCGAGGAACTTGCGACGCTTGGCGGGATTGGCGATGCCGCGACGCTTGGGTTCACCGCCCTCGTGTCCGATGTCGACGATCCGGCGCATCCGAATGAAGTGACCGTACAGGCCACAAGCAAGTATGAAGCCGGTAATCCTTCGACATTTGGTACGCTGGTGCTTGAACCAAGCACACTCTATTATGGTGAGGTCCACCCGACCTATTTGCAGGAATTACGAAGCGGACTGGTTTCGGCTGGATATTAATCATCACTAATGAAGACGAACGATATCCTCACGTTATCGCTGAATCGTTTCGAGCAGCTTCGTTCGCTTGGTGAGAAGACGCTAGCACAGCTCGGCGAGGATGACATTCACTGGGCGCCGGACCCGGAATCGAATTCGATTGCGATCATCGTGCAGCACTTGCATGGCAACATGCTCTCGCGCTTCACAGACTTTCTGACGACGGATGGCGAAAAGCCGAACCGTCATCGTGATGAGGAGTTCGTCGAGCAGCATCTTTCTCTTGCCGATCTAAAGCAACTATGGGGGGAAGGCTGGGACTGCGTCTTCACGGCGATCCATCCGCTGACCGAAATCGATCTGTCTCGTGAAGTCTTTATCCGCAATGAGTTGCTCACGGTACTGGAGGCCATTCTGCGGCAGCTTAGCCATTATGCCTACCATGTAGGACAGATGGTCTATATCGGGAAACACTGCAAAGGGAATGAGTGGAAGACGCTTTCTATTCCAAAACCTGAATTACGCTGATTAAGGTGGATTACGCTGACGATTATTCGGATTTAGAATAACACAATCCGACATAGCGAATTCGATTACAGAGAAGTTGCGACTCAGCGCCCAAACTCAATCGAGCATGTCGTCCGCGTAGTCCGACCAAATCCGCGGAATCCCTGGTTCTCAATCTGTGTGCGGGAGGGGGGACTTGAACCCCCACGCCTCGCGGCGCT encodes:
- a CDS encoding DUF1572 family protein; this translates as MKTNDILTLSLNRFEQLRSLGEKTLAQLGEDDIHWAPDPESNSIAIIVQHLHGNMLSRFTDFLTTDGEKPNRHRDEEFVEQHLSLADLKQLWGEGWDCVFTAIHPLTEIDLSREVFIRNELLTVLEAILRQLSHYAYHVGQMVYIGKHCKGNEWKTLSIPKPELR